The genomic window ATGGTGCTGGCGACGGTGGCGTGCATGCGAAGGCTCAGCACGTCGCGCAGCGTGCCGGGATTCATGTTGGCGCGGATGTCGATCGTGTCGAACAGATCCTGCACCGCCTTCCAGAAGAAGAATTTTTCCGACACGCCGTGCAGGTGCTCGGAAACCGCGATGAACCGCTTGTACCCTTCGCCCGCGCCCTGCCCGGGCGCGAAGCGGTCCATCGAGGCGGCCATGGCGTCCACGTCCTCGACGAGATCGACCGCCGAGCCGTCGTCGAAGAAGCAGCGCCATTGCGGGTCGAGGCGGCGCAGGTCCATGTAGTCGCGCACGCTCCGGCCGGCCTCGGCGAAGATGCGCTCCAGAACGCGCGGCACGGTGAGGATGGTCGGCCCCATGTCGAAACGGAAGCCGTCCTCGTGCAGCACCGCGGCCTTGCCGCCCATCCAGGCGTTCTTGTCGTAGACGGTGACGCGATGCCCGCGGGCCGCCGCCACGCAGGCCGAGGCGAGACCGCCGAGCCCGCTGCCGACGACCGCGACCGAAGACCCCTGGCTCATTGGAACGCGTCTCCCGCGGGGCCCGGACGAACGGCCTTCCGAACGAAGCTAGATGCGGGACGGGTCGGGTCAACGCGCCACCCGGTCGCGCTCCCTCCGATCGAGACCGCGGGCTGTGGACACAGGGAGTCCGGGAAGTTGCCGATCTCCCGGCGCCGCTCCCCGGCCTCGGCGAAGTCGTGGGTGCTGACGACGAGGGCGGCGCCCTGGGCGCGCAAATCCGCCAGCACGGCGTGGATCGCCGCGCCGAGGAGGATCAGGTCGGGAGAATCGAGCAGGCTCGCCGCCCGAACCGGACCGGCGAGCACGACCGGAGCCGCAAGGCCCGCGAGGCGCGTGGCCCGCCTCACCTCGGGTCGACCTGCGTGGCGAGGGGCGTCGTGGATGGCAGATCGGCCAGGATCGCGGGCGCCTTCTCGCGGGCGAGATCCTCGATCAGGAGGCGGGCGGAGATGCGCGCGCCCTCGTAGATGACGGGAAGGCCCGAGCCCGGATGGGTGCCGCCGCCGACGAGGTAGAGGCCCGGCCCGAAGCGGTTGTGCGGGCGGAACCACAGCATCTGCAGCAGGTCGTGGGCGAGGTTGAAGGTCGCGCCCTCGTGCACCGCGAAGTCGTCGCGCCAGTCGCGCGGATCGACCACGCGCTCGTAGCGGATGCGGCTCTCGATGTCGGGGAGCCCCAGGAGCTTCAGGCGCTCCAGCACCCGCTTGCGGTAGCTCGGCCCGACCGTCTCCCAATCGATGCCGGCCCTGAGGTTCGGCACCGGCACCAGCACGTAGAGGGCGGTGTGGCCGGGCGGCGCCATGCCGCCGTCGGTGAAGCCCGCGTGCTGCACGTAGATCGAGGGCTGCATCGGCAGGGTGCCGCCGGTGATCTCGGCGATGTTGCGCTCGTAATCCTTGGCCAGCAGGATCGTGTGGTGGCCGAGGTTCTCGGGCATCCTGCCCTCCAGCCCCAGGTAGAGCATGTAGGTCGAGCAGGAGAGACGCGCCCGGCCGATCTTGGCGTCGCGCCAGCGCGAGCGGCGCTCCTCCGGCACGAGGTCGCGGATCGCCTTGGCGAAGTCGCCGTTCACGACCACCGCGTCGGCCTTCAGCGTCTCGCCGCCGGAGACCACGCCGCAGGCGCGCTTGCCCTCGAACAGCACCCGCTCGACGGATCGGCGCAAGCGGATGTCGACGCCCATGCGGCGGGCGAGCCCCGCCATCGCCTCCGAGACCGCGCCGCAGCCGCCGACCGGATGGTAGACCCCGTGCTCGTATTCGAGGAACGAGAGGATCGTGAACAGGCTCGGGCAGCGGAACGGCGACATCCCGAGATACTTGGTCTGGAACGAGAAGGCGAGGCGCACCCGCGGATCGGCGAAGTAGCGCCTGAGATCGCGGTCGACGCTGCGGCCGGGATGGAGATGGGGGAGTGCCGTCAGCATCGCCGGGCTCGCCATCGACAGGACCCTGTCGAAGGCCTGTTCCAGCACCGGCTTGAAGGCGTTCAGCTTGGTCCGGTTCTCGTCGAAGAACTTTTGGACGTTCTCGGCGTCGGCGGGGGCGAGGCGGGCGATCTCTTCCTTGAGCCGCGGCACGTCGCCGGTGGCGCGGATCTGCCCCGAGACGCCGCCCTCGCCCTCGAACACGAGGTTGTATTGCGGGTCGAGCCGCTCCAGGCGGACATGGTCCTCCAGACGCTCGCCGCAGGATTCGAAGATGTCGGCCAGGATCTGCGGATAGAGGAAGAAGGTCGGGCCGATGTCGAAGCGGTAGCCGCCCGGTGCCCCGACGGTCCTGGTGCGCCCGCCGACGGCCGCGTCGCGCTCGATCACCGTGACGTGCAGACCGGCCTTGGCCAGGAGCAGCGCGGTGGCGAGCCCGCCGGGGCCCGCCCCGACGACGATGACACGGCGGCCCGACAGGGTGCGCAAACCTTCCCGCGACCGAAGCAACGCCCCGAGACTCCCTCTGATACCGGACACGGCAGGCCCGACCACAGGCCGACCGTGCCGTCCCGACCGGAGGCTCTGCACGCCCGCGCAGCGGTCAATCTTGGCCGGAAGCAAGGAGCCGGCAAGACGCGCGGATTGTCGCGCGCAGGACGCCTCGAGGTTGTCGGATGCTTCCGCCC from Methylorubrum populi includes these protein-coding regions:
- the crtI gene encoding phytoene desaturase family protein codes for the protein MLRSREGLRTLSGRRVIVVGAGPGGLATALLLAKAGLHVTVIERDAAVGGRTRTVGAPGGYRFDIGPTFFLYPQILADIFESCGERLEDHVRLERLDPQYNLVFEGEGGVSGQIRATGDVPRLKEEIARLAPADAENVQKFFDENRTKLNAFKPVLEQAFDRVLSMASPAMLTALPHLHPGRSVDRDLRRYFADPRVRLAFSFQTKYLGMSPFRCPSLFTILSFLEYEHGVYHPVGGCGAVSEAMAGLARRMGVDIRLRRSVERVLFEGKRACGVVSGGETLKADAVVVNGDFAKAIRDLVPEERRSRWRDAKIGRARLSCSTYMLYLGLEGRMPENLGHHTILLAKDYERNIAEITGGTLPMQPSIYVQHAGFTDGGMAPPGHTALYVLVPVPNLRAGIDWETVGPSYRKRVLERLKLLGLPDIESRIRYERVVDPRDWRDDFAVHEGATFNLAHDLLQMLWFRPHNRFGPGLYLVGGGTHPGSGLPVIYEGARISARLLIEDLAREKAPAILADLPSTTPLATQVDPR